The following are from one region of the Falco biarmicus isolate bFalBia1 chromosome 1, bFalBia1.pri, whole genome shotgun sequence genome:
- the ZNF330 gene encoding zinc finger protein 330 produces the protein MPKKKTGARKKAENRREREKQIRASRANIDLAKHPCNASMECDKCQRRQKNRAFCYFCNSVQKLPICAQCGKTKCMMKSSDCVIKHAGVYSTGLAMVGAICDFCEAWVCHGRKCLSTHACICPLADAECVECERSVWDHGGRIFACSFCHDFLCEDDQFEHQASCQVLEAETFKCVSCNRLGQHSCLRCKACFCDDHVRSKVFKQEKGKEPPCPKCGHETQQTKDLSMSTRSLKFGRQTGGEDADGASGYDAYWKSLSSSKAGEAGDREDEYDEYEAEDDDEDDVDEGGKDSDTDTTDVFSNLNLGRTYASGYAHYEESED, from the exons ATGCCTAAAAAGAAGACTGGTGCTCGTAAGAAAGCTGAGAACCGTCGTGAACGTGAAAAGCAGATAAGGGCTTCAAGAGCCAACATAGATTTAGCCAAACACCCTTGCAATGCTTCAATG gaaTGTGATAAGTGCCAAAG ACGACAGAAGAACAGAGCTTTTTGCTACTTCTGTAACTCTGTTCAAAAATTACCTATTTGCGCACAATGTG gaaaaaccAAATGCATGATGAAGTCTTCGGACTGTGTTATAAAACATGCTGGTGTGTACAGTACGGGACTAGCAATGGTG GGTGCAATCTGTGATTTCTGTGAAGCTTGGGTGTGTCACGGGAGGAAGTGTCTCAGCACACACGCGTGTATCTGCCCTCTTGCAGATGCAGAATGTGTTGAGTGCGAAAGAAGTGTCTGGGACCACG GAGGCAGAATATTTGCCTGCTCTTTTTGCCACGATTTCCTCTGTGAAGATGATCAGTTTGAACATCAAGCCAGCTGCCAAGTTCTGGAAGCAGAGACATTTAAAT GTGTTTCCTGTAACAGGCTTGGGCAGCATTCATGCCTGCGTTGTAAG GCATGTTTTTGTGATGATCATGTGCGAAGTAAGGTTTTcaagcaggaaaaaggaaaagagcctCCCTGCCCTAAATGTGGCCATGAAACTCAGCAGACAAAGGATCTCAGCATGTCAA CACGCTCTTTGAAATTTGGCCGACAGACTGGAGGTGAAGATGCAGATGGAGCTTCTGGTTATGATGCCTACTGGAAGAGCCTCTCCTCCAGCAAAGCTGGAGAAGCAGGTGACCGTGAGGATGAGTATGATGAATATGAAGcagaagatgatgatgaagatgatgTTGATGAGGGAGGGAAGGATTCAGATACTGACACCACAGATGTATTCAGCAATTTGAATTTAGGAAGGACCTATGCTAGTGGGTATGCACATTATGAGGAATCGGAAGATTAA